A stretch of Brassica rapa cultivar Chiifu-401-42 chromosome A08, CAAS_Brap_v3.01, whole genome shotgun sequence DNA encodes these proteins:
- the LOC103833517 gene encoding monothiol glutaredoxin-S4 translates to MEKLQKMISGKSVVIFSNNSCCMSHTIKTLFLDFGVNPTIYELDEISRGKEIEKVLAQLGCSPTVPVVFIGGQLVGGANQVMSLHLNRSLVPMLKRVGALI, encoded by the coding sequence ATGGAGAAGCTACAGAAGATGATTTCCGGAAAGTCGGTAGTTATCTTTAGCAATAACTCTTGCTGCATGTCTCACACAATCAAGACTCTCTTCTTAGACTTTGGCGTCAACCCGACGATCTATGAGCTAGACGAGATCAGCAGAGGAAAAGAGATTGAGAAAGTATTGGCTCAGCTCGGCTGCAGCCCAACCGTTCCGGTGGTGTTCATAGGAGGGCAGCTCGTTGGTGGAGCCAATCAAGTTATGAGTCTTCATCTCAATCGCTCTCTCGTTCCGATGCTTAAACGCGTTGGGGCTTTGATTTAA